In a single window of the Zea mays cultivar B73 chromosome 5, Zm-B73-REFERENCE-NAM-5.0, whole genome shotgun sequence genome:
- the LOC103627544 gene encoding ethylene-responsive transcription factor ERF027 yields MAEKQPPAPHSPSPAVQVQPAGPAAGGHSHHQAASASASGPASPHSPSPVVQQGDGTSSARAAAITAPPMATTTATSSGEPSPRSSGKHAFYRGIRCRSGKWVSEIREPRKARRIWLGTYPMAEMAAAAYDVAARALRGADAVLNFPGAIASRAAPASASPEDIRAAAAAAAAAAQLEYSHQGRTANPPPPPASPPSPAAAAAQDWHQQHDAAASYTPQQEAGTDEFMDEEAIFEMPQLLRNMAAGMMMSPPRLSPDTSDESPDPSEAGESLWSYRDP; encoded by the coding sequence ATGGCTGAGAAGCAGCCGCCGGCACCCCATTCTCCTTCCCCGGCGGTGCAGGTGCAACCGGCCGGGCCGGCAGCCGGCGGCCACAGCCACCACCAGGCGGCTTCTGCTTCGGCTTCGGGCCCAGCCTCGCCTCATTCCCCTTCTCCGGTGGTGCAGCAGGGCGACGGGACGTCGTCGGCGCGGGCAGCTGCCATCACGGCTCCGCCGATGGCGACGACGACCGCGACGAGCTCGGGGGAGCCGTCGCCGCGGTCGTCCGGGAAGCACGCATTCTACCGAGGCATACGGTGCCGGAGCGGCAAGTGGGTGTCGGAGATCCGGGAGCCCCGCAAGGCGCGGCGCATATGGCTCGGCACGTACCCGATGGCGGAGATGGCCGCGGCCGCCTACGACGTGGCGGCCCGCGCGCTCCGCGGCGCCGACGCCGTGCTCAACTTCCCCGGCGCGATCGCCTCGCGCGCGGCCCCAGCGTCCGCGTCCCCCGAGGACATACGCGCCGcggcggccgcggccgcggccgccgCGCAGCTCGAGTACTCGCATCAGGGTCGTACCGCcaatcctcctcctcctcctgcttCTCCTCCttctcctgctgctgctgctgcacagGACTGGCATCAACAGCACGACGCGGCGGCGAGCTACACGCCGCAGCAGGAGGCCGGCACTGACGAGTTCATGGACGAAGAGGCCATCTTCGAGATGCCGCAGCTCCTGCGGAACATGGCGGCGGGGATGATGATGAGCCCGCCGAGGCTCAGCCCCGACACCTCCGACGAGTCGCCCgacccgtccgaggccggggagaGCCTCTGGAGCTACCGTGACCCGTAG